The Flavobacterium piscisymbiosum genome includes a region encoding these proteins:
- a CDS encoding alpha/beta hydrolase produces MKKLFALAAFLFLGFVNAQDKKELTFKESPLILKINIDQIFGTLTTPDLTTKYPVALIISGSGPTDRNGNNPMMKNNSLKMLAEALAKKGIASVRYDKRGIGESKASAVTEQTLVFENYTEDAKSWINLLKQDRRFSEIIVIGHSEGSLIGMIAGAKANKFISIAGPGESADKLIKAQIASKANKQLEEMTFPIIDSLKSGHYAQKIDPMLNSLFRPSIQPYLISWFKYNPQAEIKALKIPVLILQGNKDLQVTVKDAELLSQANTNAELLIVDKMNHIMKTIEGDTQANMESYNNESLPISEIMTAKIISFIKK; encoded by the coding sequence ATGAAAAAATTATTTGCTCTTGCTGCTTTTTTATTCCTGGGTTTTGTAAATGCTCAGGATAAAAAAGAACTTACGTTTAAAGAATCTCCTTTAATATTAAAAATTAATATCGATCAGATTTTTGGTACGCTGACTACTCCGGATCTCACAACGAAATATCCGGTAGCGTTAATCATTTCGGGTTCAGGACCTACAGATCGAAACGGAAATAATCCGATGATGAAAAACAATTCGCTAAAAATGTTGGCAGAAGCTTTGGCAAAAAAAGGGATTGCATCAGTACGATACGATAAAAGAGGAATTGGAGAAAGCAAAGCTTCAGCTGTTACAGAACAGACTTTGGTATTCGAAAATTATACTGAGGATGCCAAAAGCTGGATAAATCTATTAAAACAAGACAGACGTTTTTCTGAAATAATTGTTATTGGACACAGCGAAGGTTCTTTGATAGGAATGATTGCCGGAGCCAAAGCCAATAAATTTATTTCTATTGCCGGTCCGGGAGAATCTGCTGATAAATTGATTAAAGCACAAATTGCTTCTAAAGCAAACAAACAATTAGAGGAAATGACTTTTCCTATTATTGATAGTCTGAAAAGCGGACACTATGCACAGAAAATTGACCCAATGCTGAATTCACTTTTTAGACCAAGTATTCAGCCTTATTTAATTTCCTGGTTTAAATATAATCCACAGGCAGAGATTAAAGCTTTAAAAATTCCTGTTTTAATTCTGCAAGGAAACAAGGATTTACAAGTTACAGTAAAAGACGCTGAACTTTTATCGCAAGCCAATACAAATGCCGAACTTTTGATTGTAGACAAAATGAATCATATCATGAAAACTATCGAAGGTGACACTCAGGCGAATATGGAAAGTTATAATAATGAAAGCTTACCAATCTCAGAAATCATGACCGCCAAGATTATTTCTTTCATTAAAAAATAA
- the sppA gene encoding signal peptide peptidase SppA → MKFLGNVIATVVGIFVFIMFFFFGIILIGAIFGGDDTVSVKSDSVIELNLKQIQNDYAGKYKDPWVTVFSDKKGVGLTDVINAIEAAKTDDNIKGISILNDESSLGLAQYKDLRNALESFKKSGKFVWAYANTYSQKEYYLNSVANTVYINPAGDLDFKGLSSEVMFFKDFQDKSGIHMEVIRHGKYKSAVEPFLENKMSDANREQVTALLNSIWTTVSTDISKSRNIPLDKLNEIANGLLARTPEMAKAQHLVDIVAYEDVYHNAIKKALKVTGDDDYNKISILDYTQNNVTTALTNTATDQIAIIYAQGEIQSGEGDVTVIGEGSMRRSLQEARKNEDVKAIVLRIDSPGGSALTSDLIWREIEITKKVKPVVVSMGNYAASGGYYIACNANTIFAESNTITGSIGVFGILPNFSPLANKLGINTEQVKTHENSANYSPFVPVDEKFKAFTLEGVEHIYNTFVTHVAEGRKMTFAQVDAIAQGRVWSGSEALKIGLVDKIGGLNDAIAEAAKIAKVKSYSTQNYPEYEKTFNDILSGLPFAQSKEAFIKEEIGEENYMLIEQVKRLQKQKGVQAMLPFGLNIK, encoded by the coding sequence ATGAAGTTTTTAGGAAATGTAATTGCCACAGTTGTCGGTATTTTTGTATTTATTATGTTCTTCTTTTTTGGAATAATTCTTATTGGAGCTATTTTTGGAGGAGACGATACTGTTTCTGTCAAAAGTGATTCTGTTATAGAATTAAATTTAAAACAAATTCAAAACGATTATGCCGGAAAATACAAAGATCCGTGGGTAACTGTTTTCTCTGACAAAAAAGGAGTTGGTTTGACCGATGTTATCAATGCGATCGAAGCAGCAAAAACAGATGATAATATTAAAGGAATTTCAATACTTAATGATGAATCATCTTTAGGATTAGCTCAATACAAAGATTTGAGAAACGCACTTGAAAGTTTCAAAAAATCAGGAAAATTTGTTTGGGCTTACGCCAATACCTATTCTCAAAAAGAATATTATTTAAACTCTGTTGCCAATACAGTTTATATTAATCCTGCAGGTGATTTAGATTTTAAAGGACTTTCGTCTGAAGTAATGTTCTTTAAAGATTTTCAGGATAAATCAGGCATTCATATGGAAGTGATTCGTCACGGAAAATACAAAAGTGCTGTTGAGCCGTTTTTAGAAAATAAAATGAGTGATGCCAACAGAGAACAAGTTACGGCACTTTTAAATTCGATCTGGACAACAGTTTCTACTGATATTTCTAAAAGCAGAAACATTCCGCTTGATAAATTAAATGAAATCGCAAACGGTTTATTGGCCAGAACTCCAGAAATGGCAAAAGCACAACATTTGGTAGACATTGTCGCTTACGAAGACGTATACCATAATGCCATCAAAAAAGCCTTGAAAGTAACCGGCGATGACGATTATAATAAGATTTCGATTTTAGATTATACTCAAAATAATGTTACAACTGCTTTAACGAATACAGCAACGGATCAAATTGCGATTATTTACGCTCAAGGTGAAATACAAAGCGGCGAAGGAGATGTTACTGTGATTGGTGAAGGTTCTATGCGTCGTTCGCTACAAGAAGCACGTAAAAATGAAGATGTAAAAGCAATCGTGCTTAGAATTGACAGTCCCGGAGGAAGTGCTTTAACTTCTGACCTAATCTGGAGAGAAATTGAAATTACCAAAAAAGTAAAACCTGTCGTAGTTTCTATGGGAAATTATGCGGCTTCAGGAGGATATTATATCGCTTGTAATGCCAATACCATTTTTGCAGAAAGCAATACTATTACCGGTTCTATTGGTGTTTTTGGAATTTTACCAAATTTTAGCCCTTTAGCCAATAAACTAGGAATTAATACTGAGCAGGTAAAAACACACGAAAACTCGGCTAATTATAGTCCGTTTGTGCCTGTTGACGAAAAATTTAAAGCTTTTACTTTAGAAGGCGTTGAGCACATTTACAACACTTTTGTAACGCATGTTGCCGAAGGTCGAAAAATGACTTTTGCTCAGGTTGATGCTATTGCACAAGGAAGAGTATGGTCAGGATCTGAAGCATTGAAAATTGGTTTGGTGGATAAAATTGGAGGATTGAATGATGCTATTGCCGAAGCTGCAAAAATTGCGAAAGTAAAATCATACAGTACACAAAATTATCCTGAATACGAGAAAACATTCAATGATATCCTTTCAGGTTTGCCTTTTGCACAATCGAAAGAAGCATTTATAAAAGAAGAAATTGGCGAAGAGAATTACATGCTTATCGAGCAGGTAAAAAGACTTCAGAAACAAAAAGGAGTTCAGGCAATGCTTCCTTTTGGATTAAATATTAAATAA
- the folK gene encoding 2-amino-4-hydroxy-6-hydroxymethyldihydropteridine diphosphokinase: MKSQHQVVLSIGSNQGNRLANIESCIDLIHQEVGTVIRVSKLYETPAWGFESDAFYNCALVLHTTSSAQKILNQVLKVEKHLGRIRSNQEGYQSRIIDIDLIAFDDEIIDSEKLKIPHPLMQNRNFVLLPVQDLKLDWKHPVFQKTVSELIAISPDDSVCTVVQDLKNPLREIALETFNYIAFEGNIGAGKTTLVQKIAEDFNAKTVLERFADNPFLPKFYKDQNRYAFPLEMSFLADRYQQLSDDLAQFDLFKDFIVADYHIFKSLIFAKITLAEDEYRLYRNLFDIIYKEMPKPDLYVYLYQNSERLLQNIKKRGRTYEQNIEAEYLDKINNGYLDYIKSQKDLNVLIIDVSDRDFVKKHEDYLFILDEIQKKIN, translated from the coding sequence ATGAAGTCACAGCATCAAGTCGTTTTATCTATAGGGAGTAATCAGGGAAACAGGTTAGCAAACATCGAGAGTTGTATCGATTTGATACATCAGGAAGTAGGAACTGTAATCAGGGTTTCAAAACTATACGAAACTCCCGCCTGGGGTTTTGAAAGCGATGCTTTTTATAACTGTGCTTTGGTTTTACATACTACTTCATCAGCACAAAAAATACTAAATCAGGTTTTAAAAGTCGAAAAACATTTAGGACGAATCCGTTCGAATCAGGAAGGCTATCAATCCAGAATTATCGATATTGATTTGATTGCTTTTGATGATGAAATTATTGATTCTGAAAAACTGAAGATTCCGCATCCTTTAATGCAGAACAGGAATTTTGTTTTGTTGCCGGTTCAGGATTTAAAACTGGATTGGAAACATCCTGTTTTTCAAAAAACGGTTTCAGAATTAATTGCTATTTCACCAGATGATAGTGTTTGTACAGTAGTTCAGGATTTGAAAAATCCTTTACGCGAAATTGCCTTAGAAACCTTTAATTATATTGCTTTTGAAGGGAATATTGGAGCAGGAAAAACGACTTTGGTTCAAAAAATTGCCGAAGATTTTAATGCCAAAACAGTCTTAGAGCGTTTTGCGGATAATCCTTTTTTACCTAAATTTTATAAAGATCAGAACAGATATGCTTTTCCGCTTGAAATGTCTTTTCTGGCAGACCGTTATCAGCAATTATCAGATGATTTGGCGCAGTTTGATTTGTTTAAAGATTTTATCGTAGCCGATTATCATATTTTTAAATCGTTGATTTTTGCTAAAATTACCCTGGCAGAAGATGAATATCGTTTGTATCGAAACTTATTCGATATTATTTATAAAGAAATGCCAAAACCGGATTTGTACGTTTATCTGTATCAGAATTCAGAGCGCTTGCTTCAGAATATCAAAAAACGCGGTAGAACATACGAACAAAATATAGAGGCAGAATATTTGGATAAAATCAATAATGGATATCTGGATTATATTAAATCCCAAAAAGACCTCAATGTCCTTATTATAGATGTTTCAGATCGTGATTTTGTAAAAAAACACGAGGACTATCTTTTTATATTAGATGAAATTCAGAAAAAAATAAATTAA
- a CDS encoding T9SS type B sorting domain-containing protein, whose translation MSNDTIKSNTKKSSNLSLAIIPPVIKATGDQLYCPQTSINVVTSILITHDPLETGTEAGYVQISSGYSSGLDQLALSNVAAHPSITTSWDATAGKLKISSATGGNVLYSDLESAIKDVVFSNSSAAASGTKTFSITIGNANYLPSTQHYYLFIPSIGISWTAAKAAAEASDYYGLQGYLATILSADEAKLIGEQASGTGWIGGSDAETEGVWKWVTGPEAGTIFWNGTANGSTPNFAFWNNGEPNNQGGNEKYAHITQPGVGIKGSWNDLSNTGDTNGNYQPKGYVVEYGGMPGELTLEIAASTKITIPVATPAANPSPVCDSGSFTFSTTATAGSTISWYDAAVGGNLLGTGNTYTTPTLTTTTTYYVDAGCESNRKSVVATVNITPSTPVAVSSTVYNCGPGSVTLEANSNMGTISWFTSSTGGNSVYTGNSFATPAISNNITYYAQASNGTCINTTRTPINIVIYTPPAVTDETAILCQYQKVNLDAGIAGMTYKWSTGETAQIITVTASGTYTVDVTSPAPENCTSRKTIIVDEHLIPVIKRVTVNGTTATIYLANDADYYEYSVDGLNFQDSNVFYDIPAGLRTAFAQGKNGCGGDTLNFVVLVFPEFFTPNNDSFNDVWEVAGMENYPQAEITIFDRYGKLIAQLKGSQMSWDGTFNKTPLPASDYWYALKIDNTHPVFKGHFSLKRSN comes from the coding sequence TTGTCAAATGACACTATTAAATCAAATACAAAAAAGAGCTCAAATTTAAGTCTTGCTATCATTCCTCCGGTAATCAAAGCTACCGGAGATCAATTGTACTGTCCACAAACCAGTATTAATGTTGTTACCAGTATTTTAATTACCCATGATCCATTAGAAACAGGAACCGAAGCCGGTTATGTTCAAATCTCTTCGGGCTATTCAAGTGGTTTAGATCAATTAGCTCTTTCAAACGTTGCAGCACATCCTTCAATCACGACGAGTTGGGATGCTACTGCCGGAAAATTAAAAATATCAAGCGCAACAGGCGGCAATGTTTTGTATTCTGATTTAGAATCTGCTATCAAAGATGTGGTATTCTCTAATTCTTCGGCTGCCGCTTCCGGAACCAAAACTTTTTCTATCACGATTGGTAATGCCAATTATCTTCCATCGACTCAACATTATTATTTATTTATTCCCAGCATTGGCATTTCATGGACCGCGGCAAAAGCTGCTGCCGAAGCCAGTGATTATTACGGATTACAAGGTTATCTCGCCACTATTTTATCTGCTGATGAAGCTAAACTGATTGGCGAACAAGCTTCAGGAACGGGCTGGATTGGCGGAAGCGATGCCGAAACGGAAGGTGTCTGGAAATGGGTTACAGGACCTGAAGCCGGAACAATTTTCTGGAATGGAACTGCAAACGGATCTACACCAAATTTTGCTTTCTGGAACAACGGAGAACCAAATAATCAGGGTGGAAATGAAAAATATGCACATATTACCCAACCCGGAGTTGGAATAAAAGGATCCTGGAATGATTTATCTAATACCGGAGATACAAACGGTAATTATCAGCCCAAAGGATATGTTGTAGAATATGGCGGAATGCCTGGCGAATTGACTTTAGAAATCGCTGCGAGTACCAAAATTACAATTCCCGTTGCAACACCTGCCGCAAATCCGAGTCCTGTGTGTGATTCCGGAAGTTTTACATTTAGCACTACAGCGACAGCTGGCTCAACCATTAGTTGGTACGATGCTGCTGTTGGAGGAAATTTATTAGGGACAGGAAACACTTATACAACTCCTACTCTAACTACCACCACAACTTATTATGTTGATGCCGGTTGCGAATCGAACAGAAAATCGGTTGTGGCAACTGTAAACATTACGCCTTCAACACCGGTTGCAGTATCTTCAACAGTCTATAATTGCGGACCTGGAAGTGTAACTCTCGAAGCCAATTCAAATATGGGCACAATCAGTTGGTTTACATCTTCTACCGGAGGAAATAGTGTTTATACAGGAAATAGTTTTGCAACGCCTGCCATTTCGAACAATATTACTTATTATGCACAGGCCTCAAATGGCACTTGCATTAATACCACCCGAACACCAATTAACATTGTAATCTATACACCTCCTGCCGTTACTGATGAAACTGCAATCTTATGTCAGTATCAAAAAGTTAATCTTGATGCAGGAATTGCCGGAATGACCTATAAATGGAGCACTGGTGAAACCGCACAAATAATCACCGTTACAGCCAGCGGAACGTACACCGTTGACGTTACAAGTCCTGCTCCCGAAAATTGTACCAGTAGAAAAACGATTATTGTTGACGAACATTTAATTCCAGTAATTAAACGAGTTACAGTAAACGGTACAACAGCTACTATTTATCTTGCCAACGATGCTGATTATTATGAATATTCAGTTGATGGGTTAAATTTTCAGGATTCTAATGTATTCTATGATATTCCTGCAGGTTTAAGAACTGCTTTTGCTCAAGGCAAAAATGGCTGTGGAGGCGATACCTTAAATTTTGTTGTTCTGGTTTTTCCTGAATTTTTTACTCCAAATAATGACTCTTTTAATGATGTCTGGGAAGTTGCCGGAATGGAAAATTATCCTCAGGCAGAAATAACTATTTTTGATCGGTATGGAAAACTTATAGCACAATTAAAAGGCTCTCAAATGAGTTGGGACGGCACTTTCAACAAAACACCTCTACCCGCTTCTGATTATTGGTACGCCTTAAAAATTGACAATACACATCCTGTTTTTAAAGGTCATTTTTCTTTGAAGAGATCTAATTAG
- a CDS encoding RNA methyltransferase has product MRKLENSELDRKSIEDFKKSDKTPLIIVLDDIRSLHNIGSVFRTSDAFLVEKIILCGITATPPNKEIHKTALGATETVAWEHHENVLEVIENLKKKNVITMAIEQVESSVFLQDFKVEKNQKYALVFGNEVYGVAQEAVAICDGCIEIPQLGTKHSLNIAVSAGIVVWDLFQKLNWPNTI; this is encoded by the coding sequence ATGAGAAAACTCGAAAATAGCGAACTGGACAGAAAATCGATTGAAGATTTTAAAAAATCAGACAAAACCCCTCTTATAATAGTGTTAGACGACATTCGCAGCCTACACAATATCGGATCTGTATTTAGAACTTCTGATGCTTTTTTGGTCGAAAAAATAATCTTGTGCGGTATTACAGCTACTCCTCCAAATAAAGAAATTCATAAAACCGCTCTTGGCGCTACTGAAACTGTAGCCTGGGAACATCATGAAAATGTATTGGAAGTTATTGAAAATCTTAAAAAGAAAAACGTAATAACAATGGCTATCGAACAAGTCGAAAGTTCTGTTTTTCTTCAGGATTTTAAAGTCGAGAAAAATCAAAAATATGCTCTTGTTTTTGGTAATGAGGTTTATGGCGTTGCTCAGGAAGCAGTTGCCATTTGTGATGGCTGTATCGAGATTCCTCAATTAGGAACCAAACATTCCTTAAACATTGCTGTAAGTGCAGGAATTGTAGTGTGGGATTTATTTCAAAAACTAAATTGGCCAAACACTATTTAA
- a CDS encoding DUF1573 domain-containing protein produces MKKIILFAMLAVVGITASNAQAKKTTAKAAKVAKVEGAGMAFETETIDYGTIAHNADGKREFVFVNNGTKPLIITNTQGSCGCTVPTTPKEPIAPGAKGIIGVKYATDRVGTFTKTVTVTSNAEGQPTKVLTIKGTVLPDPVKS; encoded by the coding sequence ATGAAAAAAATAATTTTATTCGCTATGTTAGCTGTGGTTGGAATTACTGCTTCTAACGCTCAAGCTAAAAAAACAACAGCTAAAGCTGCTAAGGTTGCTAAAGTTGAAGGAGCTGGAATGGCTTTCGAAACAGAAACTATCGATTACGGAACTATCGCTCACAATGCTGATGGAAAACGTGAATTCGTTTTTGTAAACAACGGAACTAAGCCATTAATCATTACAAATACACAAGGATCTTGTGGTTGTACTGTACCAACAACTCCAAAAGAGCCAATCGCTCCGGGTGCTAAAGGTATTATTGGTGTAAAATATGCTACTGACAGAGTTGGTACTTTTACAAAAACGGTTACTGTAACTTCTAATGCTGAAGGACAACCAACAAAAGTACTTACTATTAAAGGTACAGTTTTACCAGATCCTGTTAAAAGCTAA
- the mutS gene encoding DNA mismatch repair protein MutS: protein MAAKEKVVKETPLMKQYNEIKRKYPDACLLFRVGDFYETFGEDAIRASKILGITLTKRGAGSETETALAGFPHHSINTYLPKLVKAGLRVAICDQLEDPKMTKTIVKRGVTELVTPGVSLNDEVLQSKTNNFLASVYFANKNIGVSFLDVSTGEFLTAQGNAEYIDKLLQNFNPSEILVPKNNKGDFKASFGEDFHTFYLEDWIYKEDYALETLTKHFQTVSLKGFGIEELKEGIIASGAILYYLSETQHNRVQHITAIQRIAEDAYVWMDRFTIRNLELYHSYNPNAVTLLDVIDRTLSPMGGRLLKRWLALPLKDSNKIKGRHDVVSYLKSNSEVLYNIQYQIKQISDLERLISKIAAGKVSPREIVYLKESLDAIIPIKTLALASPQEAVKVIGDSLHACDLLREKIKTTLNQDAPVAIAKGNAIARGISEELDDLRDISTSGKEYLEGIEKRESERTGISSLKISFNNVFGYYIEVRNTHKDKVPTEWIRKQTLVNAERYITEELKEYETKILGAEEKIHKIESELFEQLVAWIATYIKPVQMNANLIAQLDCLCSFTQLAVENKYVCPEIDETFELEIKNGRHPVIEKQLPVGTPYIANDVYLDRETQQIIMITGPNMSGKSAILRQTALIVLLAQMGSFVPADSVRMGIVDKIFTRVGASDNISMGESTFMVEMNETASILNNISDRSLVLLDEIGRGTSTYDGISIAWAIAEFLHEHPGKPKTLFATHYHELNEMTESLPRIQNYNVAVKELKDTVLFIRKLVKGGSAHSFGIHVAKMAGMPQIVILKAQKLLKKLEKNHSNEALNGIKEASDEMQMSFFNLDDPLLEEIKEEIMSLDINAITPVEALMKLNEIKRMLVKK from the coding sequence TTGGCAGCTAAAGAGAAAGTGGTGAAAGAAACACCCTTAATGAAACAGTACAACGAAATCAAGAGAAAATATCCTGATGCATGTCTGCTTTTTAGAGTGGGTGATTTTTACGAAACCTTTGGAGAAGACGCTATTAGAGCATCAAAAATCCTTGGAATTACCCTGACCAAAAGAGGTGCAGGATCTGAAACCGAGACAGCTTTGGCTGGTTTTCCGCATCATTCTATTAATACTTATTTGCCAAAATTGGTTAAAGCGGGACTTCGTGTAGCGATTTGTGATCAGCTTGAAGATCCTAAAATGACCAAAACTATCGTGAAACGTGGCGTTACTGAACTGGTAACTCCGGGAGTTTCTTTAAATGATGAGGTTTTACAATCAAAAACAAACAACTTTTTAGCATCAGTTTATTTTGCTAATAAAAATATTGGGGTTTCTTTTCTGGACGTTTCAACCGGAGAATTCTTAACGGCTCAGGGAAATGCAGAATATATAGATAAATTATTGCAGAATTTTAACCCAAGCGAAATTCTGGTTCCTAAAAATAATAAAGGAGATTTTAAAGCTTCTTTTGGAGAAGATTTTCATACTTTTTATCTGGAAGACTGGATTTATAAAGAAGATTATGCTTTAGAGACGCTGACAAAACATTTTCAGACCGTTTCTTTAAAAGGTTTTGGAATAGAAGAATTAAAAGAAGGAATTATTGCTTCGGGAGCGATTTTGTATTATTTGTCCGAGACACAGCATAATCGTGTACAGCATATAACCGCGATTCAGCGTATTGCCGAAGATGCTTATGTATGGATGGATCGTTTCACGATTAGAAACTTAGAATTGTATCATAGTTATAATCCAAATGCAGTAACGCTTTTAGATGTTATCGACAGAACGCTTTCGCCAATGGGAGGTCGTTTACTGAAACGTTGGCTGGCTTTACCATTAAAAGATAGTAATAAAATAAAAGGACGTCACGATGTGGTTTCGTATCTGAAATCAAATTCTGAAGTTTTATATAATATCCAGTATCAAATTAAGCAAATTTCAGATTTAGAGCGTTTGATTTCTAAAATCGCTGCGGGGAAAGTTTCACCGAGAGAAATTGTTTATTTAAAAGAATCCCTGGACGCTATTATCCCAATAAAAACTCTGGCATTGGCAAGTCCGCAGGAAGCTGTAAAAGTTATTGGGGATAGTTTGCATGCTTGTGATTTATTGAGAGAGAAGATTAAAACGACTTTAAATCAGGATGCGCCTGTTGCTATTGCAAAAGGAAATGCGATTGCAAGAGGTATTAGTGAAGAGTTAGATGATTTACGTGATATTTCAACTTCTGGGAAAGAATATCTGGAAGGAATCGAAAAAAGAGAATCAGAAAGAACCGGGATTTCTTCTTTAAAAATATCCTTCAATAATGTTTTTGGATATTATATTGAAGTAAGAAATACGCATAAAGATAAAGTACCTACAGAATGGATTCGTAAACAAACTCTTGTAAATGCCGAACGTTATATTACAGAGGAATTAAAAGAATACGAAACAAAAATTCTGGGTGCCGAAGAGAAAATTCATAAAATCGAATCAGAGCTTTTTGAGCAATTAGTAGCCTGGATTGCGACTTACATCAAGCCGGTTCAAATGAATGCTAATTTGATAGCGCAATTAGATTGTTTGTGTTCGTTTACGCAATTGGCTGTTGAGAATAAATACGTTTGTCCTGAAATTGATGAGACTTTCGAACTGGAAATCAAAAACGGTAGGCATCCTGTTATCGAAAAACAATTGCCGGTAGGAACACCTTATATTGCCAACGATGTTTATTTAGACAGAGAAACGCAGCAAATTATTATGATTACCGGTCCCAACATGTCGGGTAAGTCGGCTATTTTAAGACAAACCGCTTTAATTGTATTATTGGCTCAAATGGGAAGTTTTGTTCCGGCTGACAGCGTGAGAATGGGAATTGTAGATAAAATCTTTACCAGAGTAGGAGCGTCGGATAATATCTCGATGGGAGAATCTACTTTTATGGTTGAGATGAATGAAACGGCTTCTATTTTGAATAATATCTCGGATCGTAGTTTGGTGCTGTTGGATGAAATTGGTAGAGGAACCAGTACTTATGACGGAATCTCTATTGCCTGGGCGATTGCTGAATTTTTGCATGAACATCCCGGAAAACCTAAAACTTTGTTTGCGACGCATTATCATGAGTTGAATGAAATGACGGAATCTTTACCGAGAATTCAGAATTATAATGTTGCGGTAAAAGAATTAAAAGATACTGTTCTTTTTATCAGAAAGCTGGTAAAAGGAGGAAGTGCCCATAGTTTTGGAATTCACGTTGCAAAAATGGCGGGAATGCCTCAAATTGTAATTTTGAAAGCGCAAAAGTTATTAAAGAAATTAGAAAAGAATCATTCAAACGAGGCGCTAAACGGAATAAAAGAAGCTAGTGACGAGATGCAAATGAGTTTCTTTAATCTGGATGATCCTTTGTTAGAAGAAATAAAAGAAGAGATCATGAGTCTTGATATAAATGCAATAACGCCAGTAGAAGCATTGATGAAGCTTAACGAGATTAAAAGAATGTTGGTTAAAAAATAA
- a CDS encoding DUF1508 domain-containing protein produces the protein MGAFVISKRFNDEYKFVFTSRKGKVIFTSLSYELKFEGEEDIEKFKANIDQARFLKFKGSGGKYFFKLMLGEVHFATSRKYTTELLLQKGIKEIVTYGARSEILDFSSSESIFEDEVVEEEVEEEI, from the coding sequence ATGGGTGCTTTCGTAATTAGTAAAAGGTTCAACGACGAGTATAAATTCGTATTTACTTCGAGGAAGGGTAAAGTGATCTTTACGAGTTTGAGTTATGAATTGAAGTTTGAAGGTGAAGAGGATATTGAAAAGTTTAAAGCGAATATAGATCAGGCCAGGTTTTTGAAATTTAAAGGCTCTGGAGGAAAGTATTTCTTTAAGTTGATGTTGGGTGAGGTTCACTTTGCAACAAGTCGTAAATACACTACTGAGTTGCTTTTGCAGAAAGGGATAAAAGAAATTGTGACGTACGGTGCAAGATCTGAAATTTTGGACTTCTCGTCGAGTGAATCGATTTTTGAAGACGAGGTTGTCGAGGAAGAAGTTGAAGAGGAAATTTAG
- a CDS encoding PG1828 family lipoprotein, protein MKKVFLSLAVVAVLTVVSCKKADAAATESVDSTAVAVDSAAAVVDSAAATVDSAAAKVDSAAAKVEEVKK, encoded by the coding sequence ATGAAAAAAGTATTTTTAAGTTTAGCTGTTGTTGCTGTTTTAACTGTTGTTTCTTGTAAAAAAGCTGATGCTGCAGCTACTGAGTCTGTAGATTCTACTGCTGTTGCTGTTGATTCTGCTGCTGCTGTAGTTGATTCTGCTGCTGCAACTGTTGATTCTGCTGCTGCTAAAGTTGATTCTGCTGCTGCTAAAGTAGAAGAAGTAAAAAAATAA